The sequence below is a genomic window from Nicotiana tomentosiformis chromosome 6, ASM39032v3, whole genome shotgun sequence.
TCAAAAAGTTGTATTTGTATAAAAGATCAGAAAAAGAGGAGTAAGGAATAACAATATAGCTATGTTCCATCTGTTGTGAACCTCTTTTGGAAGAAAATACGTGCGGTAAAGAAGAAAATGCGAAAAAAAATTCAAAGATTTTTTGGAAAATCTTAGAATAGGATTATATACCAAATGACAAAATCATTCTAGGAATGAGCATCTCTCTTTCTTTTAGATTTCGTGGGCTCAGATAACTAAGGCTATTTGAAAAAGGACCTACCTCTATACTTAGTGTCAAAGTTAAATTCTAGCTAGTAAGAAAATGGCCCCCATATGCTGAAAGCTTTGGTGCCAAATTAAAGGCAAATTAAAGGTCTAAGGCTATTTTGAAACTTCTTTGAAGGTTGGTTTTGATTCTAGTAGTTAATGTGCCTTTCACATGTGTGGAGTGTGGTGGCAAACTTTTATGAACTATAGGCAAAAAAGGCATATCGTAAGTGAATAaagcaagaaaaaagaaaaagataagaagCTTTAAATAAGACTGTAAAAAGATGGCTTTAATTTCATATTCCTCAGCTTGCTTTTTCTTCTTCTGCATGCATGGCTTCCACCGATGGAAAATATTCTCTTCAATTGCTATGTTTTTTTGTAGCAGAGAAAGTTGGCAGTTGCATGGCAAACTTGGAGACTACCCAGGGAACATGCCATCTCTTGAGGTACTATATGCAATATCTCTGAAAATTTAGTTGCTTATAAAAGAATTTTTACGCTATCATATAGCTGTCTATAATAAGGTGAACTATTTATTTAGAAATAGTAACTGGTTGAATGATACATAGACTTATGTTTTCATCAAGGATTATAACATAAAGTAGTCAAATTTGAATGAGATAGAAAGGATTTCAAGCTTTTTACAAAAGATAAGGCAGCTCATTTTCAAAAGACATAGTAAACTAAAGTCGAGAAATCCTTCCTAAAAGATGTCTCTTTATTAATTTCCCTATAATGACTTAGACTAGCTAATTAAGTAAGAATCGCCATAATCAAGATGCAGTGCTGTAATTATATTAGCAGTTGTTATATTCCCCTGGTCAATTTTTTCTTCCTTTATTCACAGGCATTTAGTACATTGTGTGTAtgcttgttcttcttctttactGATTCATTCTTTTGACCAAAAAAAGAAATTGCAGAAAAACCAACATAAAGACATGGAAGCAAAATGCTTAAGCTATGATAGAATATCAGCAGAAGTGAGCTCATCAAGCATAACAGAGACAAGTCCAAAAAAGAAGCCTAATCTGGAGTTTACTTTGGGAAGACCTTCACAGTAAAAAAGAAATCTCTGCTGGAGCAGCATATATATAAGTTAGTACTACTCATTTTGAAATCATTATAATCTCTGACAAGGTTATCTAGCTGGTTTAAAGAAAAAGTAAAGAGAATCAGGTATCCACAAAAACCAgagaaaagcaaaggaaaaaagaaaaaggaagaggaaaagaaagcaaagaaaaagagagctAAAGAAAGACAAGGAGACAAGAAAGACAGGAAGAAGGAAAAGGAGAAGGGTGTGACCTCTGAATCAAACAATATGATATTTTATTCCCTTTCTTGAGATAGAGAAGAATATGAAATCTGATTGATTTTGTGTATTATTAGAGTACTCATTACTCATTAGAGGGAGAATGAGAGAAGAGGCTTTTTCCCTCTCTTTTTGTAACTAGTTTCTAGGAAGTGATCTTTTACCCTGGTAATATTATGACGCACTTAaagaaatatataaatatttGGGACGACTCCCCCATATATTTTGACAAAAATACTCATGATATTAACTATTTGCACCATAATATATTAATTTACCATGATTAGTACCGTCTCGGTGTGGCGGAGCTTGAATTTCGTGTCAAACTTGTTAATTTTGATCGTGAACTCGGACAtaaagtttttaaatattttgaaacaaaatttatatatttgaaaactacatgatataattaatagtttaaaatatttaaaagacatAAAAAATTACAGTCAAAAAAAAATTCGTTTGACTCTCGAAATCCGAATATCGCCATATAAATTGGGACAAAGAAAATAGTAAATTGAGGTTATAATTTGTATTAATTATTTATGATTAAGTGATAACAATTTATGAAAGACTTATGTCATTATTGAGTTAGTGTAACCACAAGTGTGGAATAGATTTTTGGCCAAACACATATACAGCCCATTCAACTTGACTCCGTTTTTCATTTTGGCACTCTATCTCAACCTTATTTTATTTTGGCCCTCCAGCTCtatttgttatattttattttaacacaAAAGCTGAAATCAGTGCAAAAAAATATAGCGCGTGTGTATATACAAATTCGAGGTGTAAAAAATATCCAATTAAATGTTGCTCATCCTTATCAAATGGGTCAATACTAAAATACCCGACCCGGATTTCTCGGTGTCCATGATACTTTCGGTTCAACTTGAAATccacaagaacaaatatccattccattatgaaaaaataattttctttgagACATAGATTCAGTTCAAACTTCAAGCTTATATGAAATAAACGACGAAAAAATCAGGTGGTAACATTTAATTGGATATTTATTACACCTCAGATTTGTGTATACATACGcactatatttttttatattggtTTCAGCTTTTGTGTTAAAATGAAATATAAGAAATGGAGTTGAAGGACCAAAATAGAACAAAATTGAAATAGagtgtcaaaataaaaaatagaatcaAGTTGAATGGACTGTATATGTATTTGGCCTAGATTTTTCCATTTATTCCTAACCAATGTCACATGGTTTACACTATCACAACAAAGGAAAAAGTAGGAAAAGGGAAGGAAAAGATAACAGGAATTTACTGGTAAAGGGGCTGAAAAATGTATGACTTAAGaaatgaaaaataacaaaaagaaaaggacaagatgaaaagaagaaaaggatgTTACCATATTCCCTTTTTATGCTCATTATATGAATAACTTTTCCTTTTATCACTATCTTGCAACTATAGGTACTTCATTCAAAATTCATTACTAGTCCCAATATTCTCCTCGCCTTCCTATCAGCGGCCCCCATCCAAAAGATAAAAAAGAACAAAGGAACTGACAGTACCTATGGTAAAGAATATATGAGTTTGCTTTTGGAGATAACTTAATTGATTCTAAAGGGGGGAAATTATAGAAAACTATAGGTTAAAATTAAAACTCTAACTTCCCATTAACTGATTTAAATTGATTTTCAGAATTGTAGAATTGTAGAGGATTACGTTGAAATGCATGAGTTGTTAGACAAAATACACTTTTAATTACTCAATTATATCTTCAATACGCCTTTTTACGTGCGGGCTTGATTTTCTTACGAGTTAAGCAcgtgaattttttttaataatgagTGCTGGTGAAACTCAATTGTAGGCAGTGCTGAAAATACATTTTCTCAAGAgtgttcaaacttaaaagaagtaAAAAAAGTTCCTGACAAAGGGTGCTTGATATATTTTATGTACCTCTAAAACTTGATCTTTTACCTATATACGTAGTGTAATTTTTCGACAAATAGTGATCAATTAACCACCCTTACAAAAGTGCAGCTTCGCCCTTATTGTAAGACATATGCTTGTtctaatattatattaaaatatgtGACATTTCATTTTAAACTTATGCGGTTAGAAAGAGCATATTTTTAAATTCTTAATTATATCATCAATAGATCGGATGCTAAAAATTTCAACTTGAAGGGAGTTCCTAACATATATAATTTCTTAGAAGCAACACTCAAGTAGTGAATTAAAACCTTTACCCCATTATTCTTTCACGAGAGTGATTGACAAACTAGTTCACCAAAATCATACTGGCTAGGTCTCCTAGTACAACATATACTAATTGCAACAGTTCAAACCAAGAGTTGATGGAAAAGCTGCATTTGCATTCATTTCTGGAAGTGATAGGTTCTCGAACTTGTCTTTCTTTAGGTCAACATTGTTTAGGCAAAAACGTTAACTTGTGGAAATATGATATTGGACCGCCTGCTGTCAAGAGTTACCCATTAATTGATAGACAAGCTGTAAATTTTCCTTGATTTATTTAATCTAGTAATAGACAAAAGATAAAGTTGGCAGAAATTGATGTGGGGTTTTACATAGAGAATTGTTTTTGTTACCGATGGGTCCCTGGTCACTATCATTGTGAGTTTGAAAATAGCAGCTAGCCATTTTTTGATTGTAATTAGAAAATAGTTATTATCTATAAAGTTATTGAAAATAACTACTATTTTATGCGGAGATAAAATATGGACAAAAATATTCTAGTTGAAATACGGaaaatttcagcataatatgttggattatGAAGCTCCTGTGTATAAACTTCTGGCATATTATGTTGAAAACCCAACACATTATGAAATTCTAGCATATTAATTATGTtagaatctcatatgtaaaaaattcgaactccaatatattatgctggatttATTTTCagattttaaggatatttttgttcatatattatttttacatgaaaaagagactaaatttttattacttttgaaattgtgtttaATTTTTAATTAGCACTTACAAATCAGGCTGTTTCTGATTTTTTCCCCATTGTGAGTCTATAGAAGTCTAagtacaaaaatataaagaataataaaaaatatcaGCAACAACAACATAATTAAGATGATTAACTATTTACTCTACACATATATACGTACTTAATAAGGGTTTATTACCATATTTAGAAGCAGTTAAACACATTTACGAAAGTGACGACCTATGTTAAAAGTGACGATCATATTTAGTTGCTTATACTTGACACGAAAGTCTAAAAATTATGATAGTCCTATTTATTGGAGTATGATCCAAGTTTTATTGTAAACTTGTTAATTGTTGATTCGGTCAAATAAAAACCTTTGTATGATtttcgaaaaaaaaaagaagaaattgtCACTTTGATATTCCATGCGCCGATTTATTGCTATTGACCTTAATTAGAAGACAATAAAAGATGGTAGAAAATATAACACATTGTATAAATAACTCCCAAGACGTTTGTGTCGTATTGGTCTCTTATTATAATCCGTCTTGCGCTACGTGTGTATCTCGTCTCaatcaatatcaaaattttatattataataaaatttatatttgagtaaaatttaaaAAGTGCAATAAAGTTCTTGAAATGAttaattgtttattttatttagttATACAATAATGGAAGAAACTCTCTCTCCCATAAAAATACTTACTGAACTCAATCAATATGTAAGTTAAAATTGATTCTAATTTATAATTCAATTACTTAAGTTTCAcaagttttttcttttttaagttTCAGTAAAAACAGATAATTTGGaagactaagtttttaaagtaaAGCTCTTTTAAGAACTTTGATTCCGCAAAAGATTTAATATATGAATCAAGAACTACATTATATATACCTCTCTAATATTTCTTCGGCAATAACTTTGAATTGTGCATGAACTCAAAGCAGCAAAATTATTAACCATATAGCTATTTGAATAAGCAAATGATTCTTTTCACATTCCATTACAACCCAGAGTACCTATAGAATTCACATTTTATTATTCTATTAGATTTGATTGATGAGGTTTTTACCAACAAAATTGCATGTATTTTTTCAGTCCAAGTAAAGAAAGAAATCATATAACGCAAATCGAAGGGCGGTAGGCGTGTACCTTGCATTAATGAGAACTAGTATTAGTACCCGCACTATATTACATCTAAGTTTTAATGATGACAATAGTGCAAATCTAATCGTATCTATTTGATTGCAGGAAATCAGGAAGTAGCACTACTTCAAGAGAAGTCCTTCTGGTAAGGACATCAGAAAGGAAACGAGATCAAAGGCAACATGAACAATGCCAAATTAAAGGAAGTCAAAGCCAtcaaaaaagaaacaaaatctGTCCAGACGCTTCAGTCTCACAAACTTTGCTTAACAGCTAGTGAAGAAAAGATCATGGGATCAAACACAGTCGTTGGAGCGCTATTTCAAGAAGGAACCTCTCACGTACGATCTCCATATTTCAACGGGCAATACTTTTCTTACTGGAAAGTACGTATGAAAACATACACTATATCATATGATATTAAAGTTTGGCGCGTGATCAAAAAGGAAAATCTTCCAACTCCACcaaagaaagatgaaaatggTCAAGTCATAGTATCAACTGATCCACTTGACTTAGATGACTACACTGATGAACAATCAGTCGTCATACCAGTAAATGCCAAAGCAAAAAATCTGCTGTATAATGCTATCAATGGAGAAGAATATGAAAAGATATCAAGCTGTGAAACTGCTAAGGAAATGTGGGATAAATTAGAGGTCAGGTATGAAGGAATcaacaaagtgaaagaaacaAGGATCAATCTTCTAGTTCGGGACtataaattatttcaaataaaggATGGTGAATCAGTAGAGGAAATATTCTCCAGGTTTAGAAAAATCCTTGGAGATTTAAAGTCATTTGGTAGACCAATAAAAAGCGGAAAACAAGTCAGAAAAATTCTAAGAAGTCTTCCCACGATTTGGCAACTCAAAGTTATTGCTCTGGATTGTCAGGATCTTGACAAAATATCCTATGATGAACTTAGAGGTGATCTAATTGCCTTTGAGAAAACTCACTTGGACAAGCAAATtaaacaagaaaagaagaaaacagtTGCATTCAAAGCAACTGTGGCTGAACCAGAAaatgaagaggaagaggaaggagGAGAACATGATGAAAACATAGCCATGCTCTCTCAAGTTGTAACAAGCATGATGAGGAAAAACAGAAATAGCAGGAGAGGTAAATCAAACTTCAGAAAAGGAAGGAcgaataatgataatgataaaaaTGATGGAAAATGCTATAAATATGGAAAACATGGACACATTCAAGTTGAATGCCCCGAACTGAAGAAGAAACTCGGCGGGAACTTTCAAAAGAAGAAGTCCTTTAGAGCCTGAAGTGATGAAGAAGAATCTGACCATGAAGAAATTGCGAATATGTGTTTCATGACCATAAAAGAAGACAACAATGAGGACTCAGGTGAACTTGGGCTCATAGCAGACGAAGGAATAGATGATGAAGAGGACTCGGGTGAACTTGGTCTTATGGCAGACGAAGGAACTAGTGAGGTACGTCTTCCTACATGTCCTAATTGTTATGAACTCCAAGAATTTGTTGATATTGCTCTTGAAGATATTGAGAAATTTCTAAATGAACTcagaaaaatcaaaagagaaaagaaaaactgGGCCTTGAAGTTGGAAGTCTGTGGAATTGAGTGTGATATGCTGCAAAATGAAGTTAATAAACTTCAACTTCAACTGAATGGATTGCGAAAATCCACCAGTCATAGCTCAGTCAAATCAAATCGGATTGCTCATCATACATCTTTGATTAGAACTATAAATCCTACTGCATGCTTTTATTGTGGCAAAAATGGTCACAACACTAACCAATGAAGGAATAGAATCAGAGCAGAAAGAGGCTCTGAAAATCCCAATAATCATTCTTGCTTTTATTGCGGAAAACTTGGCCACACTTCTAACCATTGCAGGTTCAAGGATAACATGAGATGGGTCCGGCGACCTAAATCCTCTAGTCAAGCTAATACTCAGAAATCTAACCATTCAGGACCCAAGcaggcttgggtacctaaaaacaAGTAATATTTTTTTTGCAGGAACACCGCAAGAAGAATCGAAAAGAAAAATGGTATCTTGACAACGTGTGTTCCAGACAATGACTGCTGATAAATAATTATTCAAAAGGGGGTCATCAAACTAGATGGAGGAACAGTTACCTTTGGAGATAAATCAAAAGGAAACGTAATTGGAGTTGGAAAGGTTCCTCTCAGCTCAACATGTGATGTAGATGAAGTATACCTGGTTGATGAACTTGGTTACAATCTTCTCAGTATTAGTCAACTATGTGACAATGACTATGAGGTTCGTTTTAAGAAACATGGTTGGTTTATAGAAGACGAATCAGGTAAAGTTATTCTTTCTGGTAATAGAGACAAGAATGTCTATACTATCAATAATGTAGATAGTCTTGGTAATCAAATTTGTCTAGCATTTATGATTGATGATCCCTAGGTATGGCATAGAAAGCTTGGCCATGCTAGCATGCATACTATTCAAAAACTTTCCAAACACGATCATGTCATTGGTCTTCCAAAGCTAGATTTTTCAAAAGATCATATTTGTGATGCATGTCAATTAAGAAACAAACTCGTTCATCTTTCAAAATCAAAAACATTGTCTCTACTACTAAACCTCTTCAACTCTTACATATGGACTTGTTTGATCCTACTAGAACTGCTAGTATTGGTAGTAGAAAATATACTTTTGTTATTGTAGATGATTTTTCTCGTTTCTCTTGGGTTATTTTTCTGAGTCATAAAAATGAAGCTCTAAGGAATTTTGAAGTTTTCTGTAAGAAGGTTCAACATGAAAAATGATACTACATTTCCACTATCAGAAGTGACCATGGAGGAGAGTTTGAAAGCAGAGCATTCGAAAACTTCTGCAATGATCAAGGAATCTCTCACAACTTCTCTTCGCCAAGATCGCCTCAATAGAATTGAGTGGTAGAATGTAAAAATAGAACTTTGTAGGACATGGCAAGAACCATGATTGTGGAAAATTTTCTACCCCACCACTTCTGAGCAGAAGCTGTGAGCACAACATGTCATATTATTAACAGATGTTTGATTCGACCCATTCTTAAAAAGACTCCATATGAGCTATGGAATGGTAAGAAACCCAACATCAGTTACTTCCACCTATTTGGATGAAAATGCTTCATCCACAATAATGGAAAAGACAATATGGGTAAGTTTGATCCAAAAAGGGACGAAGGTATATTTGTTGGATATTCTCCCTCAAGTAGAGCATATAGAGTTTACAATAAAAGAATTTTATGCATTGAAGAATCAATTCATGTTATTTTTGTGGATACTAACTCTTGCTCAAGGAACGAGAAACTTCCTGAAGATAATGAAATTTCTATTGTCCCAAAgtctgttgttgtaggaaaagaCAGTCAAGATGAGTCGACCAGTCAGCAGAATCAGTCAACTGAGGAGCAAATTAAAATTCAGGAATCTTCTTCTGTAGAACAATCAACCTCTGGGGAAAAGGAGCCAATCACAAATGTTCCAAATGAATGGAAAAATGAACCTGGATATCCTCACAAATTCATCATTGGTAATCCAAAAGAGGGTATCACTACGAGAAGATCTCAGAAGTTTAGCTCTTACATGGCTTTAATATCAGAACTTGATCTAAAGAAGGTGGATAAAGCCCTTAAAGATGACTATTGGATCAAAGCAATGAAAGATGAACttgatcaatttgaaagaaataaagtgTGGGAATTGGTTCCAAAACCATCAAATGCTTCTATTGTAGGAactaaatgggtcttcagaaataaGTTGAATAAATCCGGTCAAGTGGTTCCTAATAAAGCATGGTTAGTTTCTCAAGATTACTCTCAGCAAGAGGGAATCGACTATGATGAAACATTTGCACCCGTAGCAAGATTGGAAGCTATTCGAATAATACTTGAGTTTGATACTCATAAAAGATTCAAACTATTTCAAATGGATGTAAAAAGTGTCTTTCTATACGGATACATCTCTGAAGAAGTATACGTGAAGCAGCCTCATGGCTTTGTAAGTGACAGCTTCCCAAATCATGTATTCAAGCTGTCTAAAGCTCTATACGGACTCAAGCAAGTTCCccgagcatggtatgaaagattaagcTCATTCCTTCTAAATCAAGATTTCAACCTTGTTTATTAAGCACTCAAATTTAGGTAATCTTATTACTCAAATTTATTTTGACGATATTATTTTTGGAAGTCCTAATTCTGTACTATGTGAAGAATTCGCTCACGCTATGAAAGGAGAAttcgaaatgagcatgatgggagagctAACTTTCTTTCTTGGATTGCAAATCAAACAGTCTCCCAAAGGGATCTTTATCAGTCAAACCAAGTACACCAAGGAACTTATAAAGAAGTTTGGCATGGAAGTTGCTGTACATAAGTTGCTGTACACAAGTTCTTTGGATCATGCATCAATATCTCGATTATGATTTTTCTCTTACCTCTACTCCTATATTTTGTGATAATACTAGTACTGTATGTTTGTCAAAATATTATGTGCATCACTCTAGGGCAAAGCATATAGAAATCAAGCATCATTTTATCCGTGATTATATTGCAAAATGTGATATTGTATTAGAATTCATTAGTACTGAGTCTCAACTTGatgatatttttacaaaacctcttTTAGAAGAAAGATTTTATTTACTGCGTAAAAAGATTGGCATTATGCCTATTTTGTAAAAATAATCTTTCGTATCtatataaaatattttacttACTTAAGTTTGCATAATTGATGAAGTGTATTAATTTTGATGTGAGTGTAATTATTACACTTCCATCGGTGCCGCCGAAGCAACTCCTCGGAAGTGTCACTTCCTTCTGAACCTGGCTTTTCCCTTAACCAATGCAACCCTTCAACCTTCCAAATGCCTAGATTAGTATCCTCTTCTCCTTATCATTCTTCATCTCTTCTCATAAAATTCCCCTACCATGGCAAAAAGAAACCTCTCATCTTCCACTGCCACCAGACGAAGCAGACAATATCAAAAAATCCACAACCCCAAAGAAACCGTAGACCTGGAATCAGCCCTCGACTCAGACTTCCTCAAAACAGAAAATGAAAGCAGTGAATCATCGGAGAATCTACCTATTAGCCAGAAAAAGGCAGGAAAGAGGCCTATGGAGTAAACCCCCCATAAAGCCTGCATGCAAGAAATGGAAAGTGGAAAGCACAGATTTTGGGACAGAGGACAAACTAAACTTTTATGGACCAAGTGAGAAATGAAGGTTTAATTCCTATAAGTCAAAATCTATGGCTTATGGGCGCTCTGTAAGTCTTTCTCTTATGA
It includes:
- the LOC138894639 gene encoding uncharacterized protein — protein: MNNAKLKEVKAIKKETKSVQTLQSHKLCLTASEEKIMGSNTVVGALFQEGTSHVRSPYFNGQYFSYWKVRMKTYTISYDIKVWRVIKKENLPTPPKKDENGQVIVSTDPLDLDDYTDEQSVVIPVNAKAKNLLYNAINGEEYEKISSCETAKEMWDKLEVRYEGINKVKETRINLLVRDYKLFQIKDGESVEEIFSRFRKILGDLKSFGRPIKSGKQVRKILRSLPTIWQLKVIALDCQDLDKISYDELRGDLIAFEKTHLDKQIKQEKKKTVAFKATVAEPENEEEEEGGEHDENIAMLSQVVTSMMRKNRNSRRGKSNFRKGRTNNDNDKNDGKCYKYGKHGHIQVECPELKKKLGGNFQKKKSFRA